The proteins below come from a single Mucilaginibacter mali genomic window:
- a CDS encoding transposase produces MAYTKRLELVHYHIIGKGKKPVNGYYVRLGSKNYGVLQQKGIEAYIKYNTFDQEQNKGIKAFGNDSLHYNEQEDYLVCPMGQHMQHIGTGQRVTTSGYVQLISRYQAQNCENCPMRGVCHQAAGNRVVEINHSLRIHKQIAKERLNTEQGIKYRKRRPADVEPVFANLKHNHGFRRFLLKGMSKTEVEIGLLSIAHNLRKWKA; encoded by the coding sequence GTGGCTTACACAAAAAGATTAGAATTGGTGCATTACCATATCATCGGAAAAGGCAAAAAGCCTGTTAATGGATACTATGTGAGGTTGGGTTCGAAGAACTATGGCGTATTACAGCAAAAAGGCATTGAAGCTTATATCAAATACAACACGTTCGACCAGGAACAAAATAAAGGCATCAAAGCATTCGGTAATGACAGTTTGCACTATAATGAACAGGAAGATTACCTGGTATGTCCGATGGGACAACACATGCAGCATATCGGCACCGGGCAGCGGGTCACCACATCCGGCTATGTGCAACTGATCAGCCGCTATCAGGCGCAGAATTGTGAAAACTGCCCCATGCGGGGCGTTTGTCACCAAGCAGCCGGTAACCGCGTGGTGGAGATCAACCACAGCCTTAGAATACACAAGCAGATAGCGAAAGAAAGACTGAATACCGAACAGGGCATCAAATACCGAAAGCGACGGCCCGCAGATGTCGAACCGGTGTTCGCCAACCTGAAGCATAATCACGGCTTCAGGCGATTCCTGCTGAAGGGAATGTCCAAAACCGAGGTCGAAATAGGGTTATTATCCATCGCACATAACCTCAGAAAGTGGAAAGCCTGA
- a CDS encoding M16 family metallopeptidase, with product MKKLLWLLFLAVPGLAFAQPIPKDPQLRTGKLPNGFTYYIRHNAQPQKRVELYLVNKVGSILEDDDQRGLAHFMEHMNFNGTKHYPKNQLVDHLQKAGVRFGADLNAYTSFDETVYQLPIPTDDPAMFGTGLNIMRDWAQEATLAANEIEKERGVVLEEERLGKGASDRMSRQTLPVMLNHARYAERLPIGTDEVLTKFKPEVIRRFYHDWYRPDLQALIIVGDVDVNQAEQLVKAKFADLKNPVKPRERTLYTVPLTGKTQFLAVTDKEESGTTLQIIYKHKAPAMQTEQDYLLSIKRSLFNQLLDARRNAQLSQEANPAFTGVSIGISGLLNNVDMLSFAVSVKQGQLQRGFTQAWSLLEGVKRYGFTKDELDRVKQNYLRNLQSSVSEQGKTASVSYVKEYQRLFLNSEASPGIDWEFQFAQNHLDAITLADMTALMNEYLASKDIDILIMAPEKEKTGLPDQATVTGWINTIAKQDIQQYKEEQVGDKPLLAKLPEPGKVTAKQQIPQLGVTKVTLSNGITVILKSTDFKNDQIIYGAFSPGGTSLYDNTDFDIASNVGGIMARMGLGQFNSVQLSQVLTGKVVQSSANVGLRSETINGAAAPQDLETALQLTYLQFTAPRKDSLMFRNTMEGAIASLANRYADPNRVFVDTISYVMGGYSYRSAAPTEERLRKITLQRAYDIYRERFADASNFTFVFVGNFEIDDMLPLLERYIASLPATHKHTKVRDLGIHIPSGRLVKKVFKGTENKALVRVVYSGDYQFGQFANMQLKALGDILQIKVLQRLREAEGEVYSPQVQTVYNKYPQNRFAITIQFGCAPKNADHLVALLEDEMKKLREQGPVADDVEKFKAQYQKSVELILKENSFWYSYLAGQYENNEDVLQVLDVNKHLANINPISLKQAAQTFFSGKNMITFELLPEQAGTN from the coding sequence ATGAAAAAGCTTCTTTGGCTGCTGTTTTTGGCAGTGCCCGGCCTGGCCTTTGCCCAGCCCATACCTAAAGATCCGCAGCTGCGTACGGGCAAACTGCCCAACGGCTTTACCTATTACATCAGGCATAATGCCCAGCCGCAAAAGCGTGTGGAGCTTTATTTGGTGAATAAAGTGGGTTCGATTTTGGAGGATGACGACCAGCGCGGCCTGGCCCACTTTATGGAGCACATGAACTTTAACGGCACCAAGCATTATCCTAAAAATCAACTGGTAGATCACCTGCAAAAGGCCGGTGTACGCTTTGGAGCCGACCTGAACGCCTATACCAGCTTTGACGAGACGGTATACCAGTTGCCCATCCCCACAGATGACCCCGCCATGTTTGGCACCGGGCTGAATATTATGCGCGATTGGGCGCAGGAAGCCACGCTTGCTGCTAACGAGATAGAAAAGGAGCGTGGAGTAGTGCTGGAAGAAGAACGCCTGGGCAAGGGTGCCAGCGACCGTATGTCGCGCCAAACCTTGCCGGTAATGCTTAACCATGCCCGCTATGCCGAACGCCTGCCCATCGGTACAGATGAGGTGTTGACCAAATTTAAGCCCGAGGTGATCCGCAGGTTCTATCATGACTGGTACCGCCCCGATCTGCAAGCGCTGATTATTGTGGGCGATGTAGATGTGAACCAGGCCGAGCAATTGGTGAAAGCAAAATTTGCCGATCTGAAAAACCCGGTCAAACCGCGCGAGCGCACACTGTATACCGTGCCGCTTACCGGTAAAACGCAATTTTTAGCGGTGACCGATAAGGAGGAGAGCGGCACTACCCTGCAAATAATTTACAAGCATAAAGCACCGGCTATGCAAACCGAGCAGGACTACCTGCTATCCATCAAACGCAGCCTGTTTAACCAATTGTTGGATGCACGCCGCAACGCCCAGTTGTCGCAGGAGGCTAACCCGGCATTTACCGGGGTGAGCATCGGTATCAGCGGCTTGCTGAACAATGTTGATATGCTGAGCTTCGCGGTATCGGTGAAGCAAGGCCAATTGCAGCGTGGTTTTACACAGGCCTGGAGCTTACTGGAGGGCGTGAAGCGATACGGTTTTACTAAAGACGAACTGGACCGCGTAAAGCAAAATTACCTTCGTAACCTGCAAAGCTCGGTGAGCGAGCAGGGTAAAACTGCATCGGTAAGTTACGTTAAGGAATACCAGCGATTGTTTCTTAACAGCGAAGCATCGCCGGGCATAGACTGGGAATTTCAATTCGCGCAAAACCATCTCGATGCTATCACTTTAGCCGATATGACCGCGCTGATGAATGAGTACCTGGCATCAAAGGATATCGATATCCTGATCATGGCGCCCGAAAAGGAAAAAACCGGCTTGCCTGATCAGGCAACAGTTACCGGCTGGATCAACACTATCGCTAAACAGGATATCCAGCAGTACAAAGAGGAGCAGGTAGGCGATAAACCCCTGCTTGCCAAACTCCCTGAACCGGGCAAGGTAACCGCAAAACAACAGATCCCGCAATTGGGTGTTACAAAGGTTACCTTAAGCAATGGCATTACCGTGATCCTGAAGTCAACCGATTTTAAGAACGACCAAATCATTTACGGCGCGTTCAGTCCGGGTGGTACCTCACTTTACGATAATACCGATTTTGATATCGCATCAAACGTGGGCGGCATCATGGCGCGCATGGGGTTGGGGCAGTTCAATTCGGTGCAGTTATCGCAGGTGTTGACGGGGAAGGTGGTGCAATCTTCGGCTAATGTGGGCTTGCGTTCAGAGACAATAAACGGCGCCGCGGCTCCGCAAGACCTGGAGACCGCACTGCAACTTACCTACCTGCAATTTACCGCACCGCGTAAGGATAGCCTGATGTTCAGAAATACGATGGAAGGCGCCATCGCCAGCCTGGCTAACCGTTATGCCGACCCGAACAGGGTGTTTGTTGATACCATCAGCTATGTGATGGGCGGCTATAGTTACCGCTCGGCTGCGCCTACCGAAGAAAGGTTGCGTAAGATCACCCTGCAACGTGCCTACGATATTTATCGCGAGCGTTTTGCCGATGCATCAAACTTTACGTTTGTGTTTGTAGGTAATTTTGAGATAGACGACATGCTGCCTTTGCTGGAGCGCTACATCGCATCGTTGCCGGCTACGCATAAGCATACCAAAGTGCGCGATCTGGGTATCCATATTCCATCGGGCCGCCTGGTGAAGAAGGTATTTAAGGGTACCGAGAACAAGGCCCTGGTAAGGGTGGTGTATAGCGGCGATTACCAGTTTGGCCAGTTTGCCAATATGCAGCTAAAGGCTTTGGGCGATATTTTGCAGATAAAGGTATTACAACGCCTGCGCGAAGCTGAGGGCGAAGTATACAGTCCGCAGGTGCAAACGGTTTATAATAAATACCCGCAAAACAGGTTTGCCATTACCATTCAATTTGGCTGTGCTCCCAAAAATGCCGACCACCTTGTAGCCTTGCTGGAAGATGAAATGAAGAAACTGCGCGAGCAAGGGCCCGTCGCCGATGACGTGGAGAAGTTTAAGGCCCAATACCAAAAAAGCGTAGAACTGATATTAAAGGAAAACAGCTTTTGGTATAGCTACCTGGCCGGTCAGTACGAAAATAACGAGGACGTGCTGCAGGTGCTGGATGTAAATAAGCATTTGGCTAATATTAACCCAATATCGTTAAAGCAGGCCGCGCAAACATTTTTTTCAGGTAAGAATATGATCACATTTGAGCTATTGCCTGAACAAGCAGGCACAAATTAA
- a CDS encoding FecR family protein, whose product MDKFPEAYIAELWQKFQDNSLSAKEKEVFFSWYSNLQISEREAIEADASAKIRIKTAVDAAINDQHPPAKLSWLNNMKLISVAASVLIVTAIALFFLHDLHAPDSRVRPLSGAEVTPGSLKAYLTLPNGTRVELGKGKKGNISSSTGNLISQSVPGRLVYDQKNNSHNLLALNTLTTPKGGECDVILPDGTHVWLNAASSLTYPEEFSDTIRKVKLEGEAYFEVAHERSRRFIVQSGSRQIEVLGTHFNIRAYDDEPEMKTTLVQGRVKVTSGNRSVILKPGQQAAAINNDNSLEVRDANVNLEIAWRNGMIMFQDAKLTDIMKQVARWYNIKVQFTGKDIDRLFNGGFSRGANLEKMLEILEANHIPFVLKRSGEDKVLEIGQS is encoded by the coding sequence ATGGACAAGTTTCCCGAGGCATATATTGCTGAGCTTTGGCAAAAATTTCAGGACAACAGTTTATCTGCAAAAGAAAAAGAAGTTTTTTTTTCCTGGTATTCCAACCTGCAGATAAGTGAGAGGGAAGCTATTGAAGCTGATGCTTCAGCAAAGATCAGGATAAAAACTGCGGTCGATGCTGCTATAAATGATCAGCACCCGCCTGCAAAACTATCGTGGCTGAACAATATGAAATTGATATCGGTCGCCGCTTCAGTTTTGATCGTTACTGCTATTGCATTGTTTTTTTTACATGATCTCCACGCGCCAGACTCGCGTGTCCGGCCCTTATCAGGTGCCGAAGTTACGCCTGGTAGTTTGAAGGCATACTTAACACTGCCAAACGGGACCCGGGTAGAACTGGGCAAAGGTAAAAAAGGAAATATTTCTTCTTCCACAGGCAATCTCATTTCCCAGTCTGTACCAGGTCGGTTAGTTTACGATCAAAAAAACAATTCACATAACCTTTTGGCTTTAAACACCCTTACCACGCCTAAGGGTGGAGAATGCGATGTTATTTTGCCAGATGGGACACATGTTTGGTTAAACGCGGCATCCTCGCTAACTTATCCGGAGGAATTTAGTGATACTATAAGAAAAGTGAAGTTGGAAGGAGAAGCTTACTTTGAAGTGGCACATGAAAGATCACGCCGGTTCATTGTTCAATCAGGAAGTCGCCAGATCGAAGTTTTAGGAACGCATTTTAATATTCGGGCTTATGATGATGAACCGGAAATGAAAACGACCCTGGTTCAGGGGCGCGTAAAAGTAACAAGCGGTAATAGATCCGTCATCCTCAAACCAGGCCAGCAGGCAGCCGCTATTAACAATGACAATAGCCTGGAGGTAAGGGATGCCAATGTCAATCTTGAAATTGCCTGGAGAAATGGTATGATCATGTTTCAGGATGCAAAATTGACCGACATTATGAAACAGGTTGCCCGCTGGTATAATATTAAAGTACAGTTTACCGGAAAAGATATCGACCGGCTTTTTAATGGTGGTTTTTCACGGGGTGCAAACCTGGAAAAAATGCTGGAGATATTAGAAGCTAATCATATCCCTTTCGTTTTAAAACGATCGGGAGAGGATAAAGTGCTTGAAATAGGACAATCATAA
- a CDS encoding TlpA disulfide reductase family protein: MKKIIVTCLNGLGLCLALGAQAQNLQYHINGKLQQIAEMPKKMYLSELIKAGILSKQVDSADVVNGEYHFSGQLTTDEAFAVSIAPKLKGSANTETINLIVDKGDIQVVSEKNISDFKVSGSGATAHHQFEDMRSKTKATSDSIKAMAASDGYKDDKALQAQVQSKSMKLLGQTIFDMYSYIKANPENRISPYGTFFLVQLPFLSPAGKDTLMSLLPAKVKGDKLGQAIVALDIRNKFVADSLGKIAAAKALENLSKIPLGSKELEFTQNDVNGKPISLSSFKGKYVLVDFWASWCAPCRAENPNVVKNYKQYKDKGFTILGVSLDGTSTKAAWLKAIQTDGLEWTQVSDLAGWNNSVAKLYEVKSIPQNFLIDPNGVIIGKNLRGEELSNKLATIFK, translated from the coding sequence ATGAAAAAGATAATTGTTACCTGCCTTAACGGCTTAGGTTTATGCCTGGCCCTTGGCGCACAAGCCCAAAATCTGCAATATCATATTAACGGTAAATTGCAGCAGATTGCAGAAATGCCGAAGAAAATGTACCTGTCGGAATTGATCAAGGCTGGCATCCTTTCTAAACAGGTTGACAGCGCCGACGTAGTTAACGGCGAGTACCATTTTAGCGGACAGCTTACCACCGATGAAGCCTTCGCGGTAAGTATCGCCCCTAAATTAAAGGGAAGCGCCAATACCGAGACTATTAACCTGATTGTAGATAAGGGCGATATCCAGGTGGTTTCAGAAAAAAACATCAGCGATTTTAAGGTTAGCGGAAGTGGTGCTACCGCGCATCACCAGTTTGAAGATATGCGCAGCAAAACCAAAGCTACGTCCGATTCGATAAAGGCGATGGCCGCCAGCGATGGTTATAAAGATGACAAGGCCCTGCAGGCACAGGTGCAAAGCAAATCGATGAAATTGCTGGGGCAAACCATTTTCGATATGTACAGCTACATCAAGGCAAACCCCGAAAATCGGATCAGTCCGTATGGTACATTTTTCCTGGTGCAATTGCCGTTTTTAAGTCCGGCCGGAAAGGATACGCTGATGTCTTTGCTGCCCGCAAAGGTTAAGGGCGATAAGTTAGGCCAGGCAATTGTCGCGCTGGATATCCGTAATAAATTTGTAGCCGATTCTTTAGGTAAGATAGCCGCAGCCAAAGCCCTGGAAAACCTGAGCAAGATACCTTTGGGCAGCAAGGAACTGGAATTTACCCAAAATGACGTGAACGGTAAACCCATTAGCTTGTCATCATTTAAAGGCAAATATGTACTGGTCGATTTTTGGGCCAGTTGGTGCGCCCCCTGCCGTGCTGAAAACCCGAATGTAGTAAAGAACTACAAACAGTATAAAGATAAGGGCTTCACGATTCTTGGCGTATCGCTTGATGGAACATCTACCAAAGCTGCCTGGTTAAAAGCCATACAAACAGATGGTTTAGAGTGGACGCAAGTATCAGATCTGGCCGGCTGGAATAACAGCGTTGCCAAGCTGTACGAAGTGAAATCTATCCCGCAAAACTTTTTGATAGACCCTAATGGTGTCATCATTGGTAAAAACCTGCGTGGCGAAGAATTGAGTAACAAACTGGCAACTATTTTTAAGTAA
- a CDS encoding RagB/SusD family nutrient uptake outer membrane protein gives MKKIKNIKNNGIRLAVFTGTLLALTTIGCNKFMEIPLPTNQTAADGAFLTNASTGSVLSGIYYSMVNSSYPAGSSGIAFNSGLYTDELTNLNPASSTNAAFYTDNINSANTGGMWASFYQQINTCNVAIEGINNATALLSNKNQYLGEAYATRAFLYFNMVNIYGGIPLAITSDYKVNNALPRASADDVYAQIIADAKMAVSLLPADFRDANGLTVTLRVRPTRYAASALLARAYLYTGKWAEAEAAATDIINNSTLFKLMPPAQTFTAAGNTELIWGLLPTGANYVADYSAYNAGMPATIPVGGSSPKTIISYGAAACLSDALLANFEANDTRYANWVRATFDQNTNKTYYYPNKYKSNVNGVEDIVLIRLAEIYLIRAEARAQLSNVSGSQADINVIRTRAGLPNTTAATQATLLTAVEKERRTELFTEFGHRFYDLKRTAKIDALMNTLAPQKGGTWATFKQLWPISASDVVINPNLVQNPGYK, from the coding sequence ATGAAAAAAATTAAAAACATCAAAAATAACGGTATCCGGCTGGCCGTATTTACAGGCACATTGCTGGCGCTCACTACCATAGGTTGCAATAAATTTATGGAGATACCCCTGCCAACCAACCAAACAGCAGCCGATGGCGCGTTCCTGACCAACGCGTCTACCGGGAGCGTATTAAGTGGTATTTATTACAGCATGGTCAATAGCTCTTACCCTGCGGGCAGCAGCGGTATCGCGTTCAATTCGGGTTTATACACCGATGAACTGACCAACCTGAACCCCGCCAGCAGCACCAACGCGGCTTTTTATACCGATAACATCAACAGCGCTAATACTGGCGGCATGTGGGCCAGTTTTTACCAGCAGATAAATACCTGCAACGTAGCCATCGAGGGGATCAACAACGCCACTGCGTTACTATCCAACAAAAACCAGTACCTGGGCGAGGCTTATGCCACCCGTGCCTTTTTGTACTTTAATATGGTTAACATTTACGGCGGTATACCGCTGGCCATCACATCAGATTATAAGGTGAACAACGCTTTGCCACGCGCATCTGCCGACGATGTTTACGCGCAAATTATAGCTGATGCTAAAATGGCGGTATCCTTATTACCGGCAGATTTTCGCGATGCAAACGGCTTGACGGTAACGCTGCGTGTGCGTCCTACCAGGTACGCTGCATCAGCGTTGCTGGCCAGGGCTTACCTGTACACCGGCAAATGGGCCGAGGCCGAAGCGGCCGCCACCGATATCATCAATAACAGCACCTTATTTAAGCTGATGCCACCCGCACAAACCTTTACCGCGGCGGGCAATACCGAACTGATATGGGGTCTGCTGCCCACCGGCGCTAATTATGTAGCCGATTACAGTGCTTACAACGCCGGTATGCCTGCCACCATCCCGGTTGGCGGTTCAAGTCCGAAAACCATCATCAGCTATGGCGCGGCAGCCTGCCTGAGCGATGCCTTGCTGGCTAACTTTGAAGCAAACGATACCCGTTATGCCAATTGGGTGCGTGCCACATTCGATCAGAACACCAATAAAACCTATTATTATCCCAACAAATACAAATCAAATGTGAATGGGGTAGAGGATATTGTGCTGATCCGCCTGGCCGAGATCTACCTGATCCGTGCCGAAGCCCGCGCGCAGCTGAGCAACGTTAGCGGTTCGCAGGCAGATATCAACGTGATCCGCACCCGTGCCGGTTTGCCAAACACTACAGCAGCTACGCAAGCCACTTTGCTTACTGCTGTTGAAAAAGAGCGCCGCACCGAGTTATTCACCGAATTTGGCCACCGCTTTTACGATTTGAAGCGCACCGCTAAGATAGATGCGCTGATGAATACCCTCGCCCCGCAAAAAGGCGGTACCTGGGCAACGTTCAAGCAACTATGGCCGATATCTGCCAGCGATGTGGTAATTAACCCCAACCTGGTACAAAACCCGGGCTACAAATAA
- a CDS encoding RNA polymerase sigma-70 factor codes for MSGVKKLTDDDLILLLNKANETESTAFNEIYDRYWARLLAQANYDLNNKPDAEECVQNVFINLWKNRASLTLRFKLSTYLYRAVKNQVLNKLKSRRAIGHVSPLSEAAEIGQFVPSADMSLLEKELLDILEGAINDLPEKCAKIYKMSRHEGKTNKEISTHLDIAEKTVEGHMTRALRHIAGQISASWLTILILFLY; via the coding sequence ATGAGCGGTGTAAAAAAGTTGACGGACGATGATTTGATTTTATTGTTAAATAAAGCCAATGAAACTGAAAGCACTGCGTTCAATGAAATTTATGACCGTTATTGGGCCAGGCTGCTGGCACAAGCTAATTACGATCTAAACAATAAGCCAGATGCCGAAGAATGCGTGCAAAACGTATTTATAAACCTTTGGAAGAACAGGGCATCCCTGACACTACGGTTTAAATTATCTACCTATTTATACCGTGCTGTAAAAAATCAGGTACTAAATAAGTTAAAAAGCAGGCGGGCAATAGGCCATGTTTCCCCACTATCGGAAGCCGCTGAGATCGGACAGTTTGTTCCCTCCGCCGATATGTCGTTGTTGGAAAAGGAACTTCTTGATATTTTAGAGGGCGCCATAAATGATCTACCGGAGAAGTGCGCGAAGATCTACAAAATGAGCCGGCACGAGGGTAAAACCAATAAAGAAATTAGTACGCATTTAGATATTGCGGAAAAAACTGTTGAAGGGCATATGACGCGTGCTTTGCGACATATTGCCGGACAAATTAGCGCTTCCTGGCTTACCATCTTAATTCTATTCCTGTATTAA